From the genome of Arvicola amphibius chromosome 9, mArvAmp1.2, whole genome shotgun sequence, one region includes:
- the Lgals2 gene encoding galectin-2 — translation MSEKFEITNLNMKSGMTLKIKGKIHKDVNSFTINLGQEQDKLNLHFNPRFNESTIVFNSRDGGSWGQEQRESNKCFSPGEEVKITVAFHNSEFKVTLPDGHTVTFPNRLGQNHLRYLSMAGLQISSFKLE, via the exons GAGAAATTTGAGATCACAAACTTGAACATGAAATCAGGGATGACCCTGAAAATTAAAGGCAAGATCCACAAGGATGTTAACAG CTTCACTATTAACCTGGGCCAGGAGCAAGACAAGCTGAACCTGCATTTTAACCCTCGCTTCAATGAATCCACCATCGTCTTCAACTCTCGTGATGGTGGCAGCTGGggacaagagcaaagagaaagtaaCAAGTGCTTCAGTCCAGGAGAGGAGGTCAAG ATCACTGTGGCCTTCCATAATAGCGAGTTCAAGGTGACGCTACCTGACGGACACACAGTGACCTTCCCGAACAGGCTGGGTCAAAACCACCTGCGCTACCTAAGTATGGCCGGGCTCCAAATCTCCTCCTTCAAGCTGGAGTGA
- the Cdc42ep1 gene encoding cdc42 effector protein 1 produces the protein MPGPQGGIGAPTMSLGKMSPVGWVSSSHGKRRLTADMISPPLGDFRHTMHVGRGGDVFGDTSFLSNHGGRSGNAHRSPRSFLARKLQQVRRVGVPPRRMASPPSSSPAPPAISPIIKNAISLPQLNQATYDSLVVGKLSFDSTPAGSTDGRSGYGLDSGFCTISRLPRAEKHSNRDRDCDRDRDHAQDREQNSFPPEPELRRSDSLLSFRFDLDLGPSLLSEMLGVMSLSEAPAAETTAPAAKPPASAATPAAPIAKPPARAITTPDPIASLTAPAASPPARGHFPNGVTAVLGAVAEVKPSPVGENPQVLPNMAFGRHGASWGASRASRHYTEMDARRELAGVLPQVHGSWESLNEEWSAPPASDRAPVPSTVQVNSFEFADAEEDDEVKV, from the exons ATGCCTGGCCCCCAGGGGGGCATAGGAGCCCCCACCATGAGCTTGGGCAAGATGTCTCCTGTAGGATGGGTGTCCAGTTCCCATGGAAAGAGGCGACTGACAGCAGACATGATCAGTCCTCCGCTTGGGGACTTCCGCCACACCATGCACGTGGGCCGTGGTGGGGATGTCTTCGGTGACACTTCCTTCCTCAGCAACCATGGGGGCCGCTCTGGGAACGCCCACCGCTCACCCCGAAGTTTTCTGGCCAGGAAGCTCCAGCAGGTGCGCCGGGTGGGGGTGCCTCCTCGAAGGATGGCTTCCCCACCTTCATCGTCACCCGCCCCGCCTGCCATCTCCCCCATCATCAAGAATGCCATTTCCCTGCCCCAGCTCAACCAGGCTACCTATGACAGCCTGGTGGTGGGCAAGCTCAGCTTTGACAGCACGCCTGCCGGCTCCACGGATGGCCGCTCTGGTTAtg GCCTGGATTCTGGGTTCTGCACCATCTCGCGCCTGCCACGTGCGGAAAAGCACAGCAACCGAGACCGTGACTGTGACCGCGACCGCGACCATGCTCAAGATCGAGAGCAAAATTCTTTCCCCCCTGAGCCCGAGCTTCGACGCTCTGACTCTCTCTTGTCTTTCCGTTTTGACCTTGACCTAGGCCCCTCGCTCCTCAGCGAGATGCTAGGGGTCATGAGCCTTTCAGAAGCCCCAGCAGCTGAGACCACAGCCCCTGCTGCCAAGCCCCCTGCCTCAGCAGCAACCCCCGCTGCCCCTATTGCAAAACCCCCAGCCCGTGCCATAACCACCCCAGACCCTATAGCGAGCCTCACAGCTCCCGCAGCAAGCCCCCCAGCCCGTGGACATTTCCCCAATGGGGTCACTGCTGTGCTGGGCGCTGTGGCTGAGGTAAAACCCAGCCCGGTGGGAGAGAATCCCCAGGTGCTTCCCAACATGGCCTTTGGCAGGCACGGAGCCAGCTGGGGTGCCAGCCGGGCCAGCCGCCACTACACCGAGATGGATGCGCGGCGGGAACTGGCAGGGGTGCTGCCTCAGGTCCACGGCTCCTGGGAGAGCCTGAATGAAGAATGGAGTGCACCTCCGGCTAGTGACAGAGCCCCAGTGCCCAGCACGGTTCAGGTCAATTCCTTTGAATTTGCTGACGCTGAGGAAGATGACGAAGTCAAGGTGTGA